One window from the genome of Diospyros lotus cultivar Yz01 chromosome 11, ASM1463336v1, whole genome shotgun sequence encodes:
- the LOC127813192 gene encoding cytochrome P450 CYP71D312-like encodes MELQTATVLFFLLPFIIIFIFFFFFKPVDKPIIRRSKLAPGPWKLPLIGNMHQLVGAATHRALRDLARKHGPIMHLKLGEIPAIVISSPRLAKEVLKTHDLAFADRPQCLVSKIMFFNQADIAFSPYGDCWRQMRRICIVELLGPKSIRSFQFIREEEVWKLVESVQYSLGSAVNVTEKLLSTAISITFRTAFGKRFKGDRELMNLLKEAVSWVGAFDVSDLFPSLKLLHPLSRMKPKLEKMRHEMGRIIQELIVERRDSRASSNGREENGGSCEGNILDVLIRLQDSGSDLDLPITDDNIHGVILDVFLAGADTTAITIEWAISEMIRNPKVMERAVAELRLALKGKNRVHESDIKGLSYLKMVIKETLRLHPPAPLLLPRECREAREIDGFAVPIKTHLLINAWAIGTDPEYWQDPESFIPERFENSSFDFIGNEYEYIPFGAGRRACPGMSYGLANVELALAQLLHHFNWVLPYGMKPEDLDMTETSGAAAKRRNDLYLIPTQCND; translated from the exons ATGGAGCTCCAGACTGCAACAGTACTGTTCTTCCTTCTCCctttcatcatcatcttcatcttcttcttcttcttcaagccAGTTGACAAACCGATCATCAGAAGATCCAAATTAGCCCCAGGTCCATGGAAGCTGCCTCTCATTGGGAACATGCACCAGCTGGTAGGCGCAGCAACCCATCGTGCTCTGAGAGATTTAGCAAGAAAGCATGGACCCATCATGCACCTAAAGCTCGGCGAGATCCCTGCAATTGTAATATCATCGCCTCGGCTCGCCAAAGAGGTGCTGAAAACCCATGATCTCGCCTTCGCAGACAGGCCCCAGTGTCTGGTCTCCAAGATTATGTTCTTCAATCAAGCAGACATCGCCTTTTCACCTTACGGCGATTGCTGGAGACAAATGCGCAGGATCTGCATCGTGGAGCTGCTAGGCCCCAAGAGCATCCGATCGTTTCAATTTATCCGGGAAGAAGAAGTGTGGAAGCTCGTGGAGTCGGTTCAATACTCGTTGGGATCGGCCGTCAACGTCACCGAAAAGCTTCTCTCCACGGCGATTTCCATAACATTCAGGACGGCATTTGGCAAGAGATTCAAAGGGGATAGAGAGTTGATGAATCTGCTAAAGGAAGCAGTGTCATGGGTGGGTGCTTTCGATGTTTCCGATCTGTTTCCATCGCTGAAACTGCTTCATCCTCTCAGTAGGATGAAACCCAAGTTGGAGAAGATGCGCCACGAGATGGGGAGAATCATCCAAGAACTCATCGTAGAACGCAGAGACAGCCGGGCAAGCAGCAATGGACGGGAGGAAAATGGTGGATCATGCGAAGGCAACATACTCGACGTGCTGATAAGGCTTCAAGATAGCGGCAGCGATCTAGATTTACCCATCACAGATGACAACATCCATGGAGTGATTTTG GATGTATTCCTTGCAGGAGCAGACACGACGGCGATAACAATTGAATGGGCTATCTCCGAGATGATTCGGAACCCCAAAGTGATGGAAAGGGCAGTGGCCGAGTTGAGACTGGCTCTAAAGGGAAAGAACAGAGTACATGAGAGTGATATCAAGGGATTAAGCTATCTGAAAATGGTGATCAAAGAGACACTGAGGCTTCATCCTCCTGCTCCTCTCTTACTCCCAAGGGAATGTAGGGAAGCCCGAGAGATTGATGGGTTTGCAGTACCCATCAAGACCCACCTCTTGATTAATGCCTGGGCCATTGGAACAGATCCCGAATATTGGCAAGATCCTGAAAGTTTCATCCCAGAGAGGTTCGAGAACAGTTCTTTTGATTTCATAGGCAATGAGTATGAATATATTCCATTTGGGGCTGGAAGAAGAGCGTGCCCAGGCATGTCTTATGGTCTGGCCAATGTTGAGCTTGCTTTGGCACAGCTACTTCACCATTTCAACTGGGTGCTACCTTATGGGATGAAGCCGGAAGATCTGGACATGACAGAGACCAGTGGCGCCGCTGCCAAGAGGAGAAACGATTTGTACCTAATTCCCACTCAATGTAACGATTGA